In Deinococcus cellulosilyticus NBRC 106333 = KACC 11606, a single window of DNA contains:
- a CDS encoding carboxypeptidase-like regulatory domain-containing protein → MKRNLSKLMALTLISLPLVAHTSTAFAASGAVTAQQKVKKGFVTGKVVNAAGQPIVHATIYADNTLYYNTNVIGYTNEKGEYSLDIRQPAGTWNITAKMMLKYNGESIEIDLIPQNEDVVAGAAGGVRNFVYKPSETTYGNLGVVNVRTALGFFPDINKVKVTLKPVGKLADGTAGKTFTSGLTNTADGYIIKNVMYGTYDVTVTLDGKPLFVKKAASGGPDTPFQKSFRGGFWKDFYSIRPVMWLEISDDDCPDILQSCQGK, encoded by the coding sequence ATGAAAAGAAACCTTTCAAAACTGATGGCCCTCACCCTGATCTCCCTGCCCCTTGTTGCCCACACCAGCACCGCTTTTGCTGCATCAGGGGCGGTCACTGCCCAGCAGAAAGTCAAAAAAGGCTTTGTCACCGGAAAAGTGGTCAATGCTGCAGGTCAGCCCATCGTGCACGCCACCATCTACGCCGACAACACCCTGTATTACAACACCAACGTGATCGGGTACACCAACGAGAAAGGCGAATACAGCCTGGACATCCGTCAGCCTGCCGGGACCTGGAACATCACCGCAAAAATGATGCTGAAATACAACGGGGAATCCATCGAAATCGACCTGATTCCCCAGAATGAAGATGTGGTGGCAGGTGCAGCAGGTGGCGTGCGCAACTTCGTGTACAAACCCTCTGAAACAACGTACGGCAACCTCGGGGTGGTGAATGTGCGGACCGCGCTGGGCTTCTTTCCCGACATCAACAAAGTGAAAGTCACCCTGAAACCCGTGGGCAAACTCGCAGACGGTACAGCAGGAAAAACCTTCACCTCTGGCCTCACCAACACCGCCGATGGATACATCATCAAAAATGTCATGTATGGGACGTATGACGTGACGGTCACGCTCGATGGCAAGCCCCTCTTTGTCAAGAAAGCAGCCAGTGGAGGACCGGACACCCCTTTCCAGAAGAGCTTCAGAGGGGGGTTCTGGAAGGACTTCTATTCCATCAGGCCTGTGATGTGGCTGGAAATCAGCGACGACGACTGCCCGGACATCCTGCAATCCTGCCAGGGGAAATGA
- a CDS encoding DeoR/GlpR family DNA-binding transcription regulator: MNGRANMSTAERRGKIIELLEVQGSVKVEELATRFQVSSVTIRKDLDELERRGLVRRSHGSAEATSKSLYNPSMGEKIAIHNEDKFHIALAAAELVEEGDTVLLDSGSTTLTLAKVLKNRFQKLYIITNSIPISLEFSDRNWEVVLLGGTLRPHSGAAIGPTTVDNLQKYYADKVFLGTTSISVDRGYATPNIIEAQTKEAMIRAARMRVVVSDSSKIGRHTLASFAALQDIDVLVTDPQAPPGFLDKMKDLQLKVVFSSPIDPANHDSPQASLPRQN, from the coding sequence GTGAACGGGAGAGCCAACATGAGCACGGCAGAGCGTCGCGGAAAAATCATCGAACTGCTAGAGGTGCAGGGCAGTGTCAAAGTCGAAGAACTCGCAACCCGCTTTCAGGTTTCAAGTGTAACCATTCGTAAGGACCTTGATGAACTGGAGCGCCGGGGGCTGGTGCGCCGAAGCCACGGCAGTGCCGAAGCCACCAGCAAGAGCCTCTACAACCCCAGCATGGGTGAAAAAATCGCAATCCACAACGAAGACAAGTTTCACATTGCCCTCGCTGCCGCCGAACTGGTGGAAGAGGGGGACACCGTGCTGCTCGACTCTGGAAGCACCACCCTCACCCTGGCAAAAGTGCTGAAAAACCGCTTCCAGAAGCTCTACATCATCACCAACTCCATCCCCATATCGCTGGAGTTCTCCGACAGGAACTGGGAGGTGGTGCTGCTCGGAGGCACCCTCAGGCCCCACAGTGGAGCCGCAATTGGCCCCACCACAGTGGACAACCTGCAAAAATACTACGCAGACAAGGTGTTCCTGGGAACCACCTCCATCTCGGTGGATCGGGGGTACGCCACCCCCAACATCATTGAAGCCCAGACCAAAGAAGCCATGATCCGGGCCGCCAGAATGCGGGTGGTGGTCTCGGATTCCAGCAAGATCGGGCGGCACACCCTGGCTTCCTTTGCCGCCCTGCAGGACATTGATGTGCTGGTCACCGATCCCCAGGCCCCTCCAGGGTTTCTGGACAAGATGAAAGACCTTCAGCTGAAAGTGGTCTTCTCCAGTCCCATTGACCCTGCCAACCATGACTCCCCTCAGGCCAGCCTCCCCAGACAGAATTGA
- a CDS encoding sugar ABC transporter substrate-binding protein, giving the protein MKKSLAFVALTFAFASLAHAQTPRFVMVTHGQASDPFWSVVKRGADQAAKDLKVKVEYRAPETFDMVKMGQLIDAAVASKPDGIIVSIPDADALGNSIEKAVKAGIPVVSINSGADVYQKLGVLVHVGQEEYLAGKKAGERMKSMGVKNGVCINHEAGNGGLEQRCKGFQDGLGSKVSILNVKTDFTEARNAISNYLQRNKNVDGMLALGPVGAEPMLQAVEQGKLRNQLKLGTFDLSPTVLGALDKNQMDFAIDQQQYLQGYLPVVTLSLFKKYGTLVANDTLLTGPGFVTPKNAKQVMDLSKKGIR; this is encoded by the coding sequence ATGAAAAAATCCCTGGCTTTTGTTGCGCTCACATTTGCTTTTGCTTCTCTGGCCCACGCCCAGACCCCCCGATTCGTGATGGTGACCCACGGTCAGGCCAGCGACCCCTTCTGGAGTGTGGTGAAACGCGGTGCAGATCAGGCTGCAAAGGACCTCAAGGTCAAGGTGGAATACCGTGCCCCGGAAACCTTTGACATGGTCAAGATGGGACAGCTCATTGATGCAGCCGTGGCGTCAAAACCCGACGGCATCATCGTGTCGATCCCTGACGCCGACGCACTGGGCAACAGCATTGAGAAAGCCGTGAAAGCCGGAATTCCCGTGGTCAGCATCAACTCCGGAGCGGATGTCTACCAGAAACTCGGGGTGCTGGTGCATGTGGGACAGGAAGAATACCTCGCAGGGAAAAAAGCCGGGGAGCGCATGAAATCCATGGGGGTCAAAAACGGGGTGTGCATCAACCACGAGGCCGGAAACGGCGGACTGGAACAGCGCTGCAAGGGCTTCCAGGACGGTCTGGGCAGCAAAGTCAGCATCCTGAATGTCAAAACCGACTTCACCGAGGCCCGCAACGCCATCAGCAATTACCTGCAACGCAACAAGAACGTGGACGGCATGCTCGCCCTTGGACCTGTGGGGGCAGAACCCATGCTGCAGGCCGTCGAACAGGGCAAACTGCGCAACCAGCTGAAACTCGGCACCTTTGACCTTTCCCCCACCGTGCTGGGTGCACTGGACAAGAACCAGATGGATTTCGCCATTGACCAGCAGCAGTACCTGCAAGGTTACCTGCCCGTGGTCACCCTGTCCCTGTTCAAGAAATACGGCACCCTGGTCGCCAACGACACCCTGCTGACCGGACCCGGTTTTGTCACCCCCAAAAATGCAAAACAGGTCATGGACCTCTCCAAAAAAGGCATTCGCTGA